The Deltaproteobacteria bacterium nucleotide sequence CGGAGTCATTGGATGTCGATGGGCGTCACGCTTGAAGACCCAGATACCGTGTACATCGGCGAAGACGTCACTATTGGCCAAGACACGGTCATCGGTCCAAACACCCAACTGAAAGGTAAGACAACGATCGGCTCACGTTGCCGGATCGATGGCAGTGCCTACATCGAGGACTGCACTATTGGTGAGGATGTCCAGGTCTACTTTTCCGTCGTCCTCCGGGAGAGCGAACTTGGGAATCATACCAGCGTCGGCCCGTTTGCCCATTTGCGCGGTGGAGCAACGCTCGCGACAAAAGCAGAGATTGGCAACTTCGTCGAGGTGAAAAAGTCGTACATCGGTGAACATTCAAAAGCCAAACATCTCGCCTATCTTGGCGATGCAGAGGTCGGACGAGACTCAAACATTGGTGCAGGTACGATCACCTGCAACTACGACGGCTTCACCAAGCAGAAGACCAAGATTGGCGATCGTGTCCAGGTCGGGTCCGATACCACACTGATTGCGCCGATTACCATCGCTGACGATGTCTATATCGCAACGGCCACGACCGTTCGTCAAGACGTTCCTGCCGGAGCACTTGTCTTCAACACACGTGAAGAACAAACCCGTGCGGGCTGGACAGCAGCGAAGCGGGCGAAAGAAGCGGCAAAGAAGGCAAGTTAAGAGTGAAAAGTGAAGAGTGAAGAATGAAAAAGGGACCTAGGTGGAATCGCCTTTTTTATTCACTCTTATCTCTATTCTTCACTAACCGCCTACTGACTACTGAATGCTGACTACTGACTACTTACTATGAGGTTTTTATGTGCGGAATCATTGGCTACATTGGGCACCGTGAAGCAGCCCCAGTTCTTCTGCAAGGATTGAAGCGACTAGGATATCGCGGGTACGACTCCGCCGGAGTCGCAGTCTTTAACGGAAAAATCGAAGTCCGTCGCTCAGTCGGCAAACTCACGAATCTCGACCAACTTCTACGCGAGAGTCCGGTTCACGGCGCCATTGGCATGGGTCATACGCGCTGGGCCACTCATGGTCGGCCATCTGAAGCCAATGCCCATCCCCATCGCGCTGGAAAAATCGTGGTGATTCACAATGGCATCATTGAGAATTACCTGGAGCTGCGCCGTGAGTTAACGGCAAAGGGACGTACCTTTAATTCTGAAACTGATACCGAAGTCATTTCTCACCTGATCGATGAATTCGTGAAGGAGGGGCTCTCCTTCGCACAAGCGACACGGGCAACATTACAACGGTTAGAAGGCGCGTTTTCTATCGTGACTCTTTGTGAGGACGAACCCGGTAAAATTCTCACTGCAAAGAATGCAACCCCAATCGTCATCGGCCTTGGCGAAGGGGAGAACTTTGTTGCCTCCGACGTTCCCGCTGTGCTCGATTACACACGCAAGGTCGCGTTCCTTGATGACGGCGAAATGGCAGAGATCACCCGTGATAACGTAACGATCACCGATTTTCACGGTCATCTGATTGAGCGTGCACCGCGGCAAATCACGTGGGATACGCTGACCGCGCAGAAAGGTGGTTACAAGCACTTTCTGCTCAAAGAAATTCACGAACAGCCGCAGGCGATTATCGATACGATGCGTGGCCGCTTGCTCGTCAATGATGGCGAAGTGTCACTTGGTGAGTTAGAAGAACATGCGGAACTGCTTGACTCGGTCAAACGCATCACACTCGTCGCTTGTGGCACTGCCTGGCATGCGTGTCTGGTAGGCAAATTCTTTTTGGAAGAGCTTGCCCGTATTCCTGCAGAAGTCGATTACGGCAGTGAGTTTCGCTACCGACGGTCTCCCCTTGATTCTGGCACGTTGGTACTGGCGGTATCTCAGTCCGGCGAAACCGCAGATACACTTGCAGCCCTTGAGGGTGGACGTGCATGCGGAGCGAAAACCTTGGCGATTTGTAATGTCATTGATGCCTCGATTCCACGCAAGGCCGATGCCACGATTTACACCCATGCTGGACCGGAAATCAGCGTCGCTTCAACCAAGGCATTCACCACCCAGGTAACCGCGCTATATTTACTTGCAGTCTATTTGGGTCGGCGTCGTGGCGTGCTCGACAAAGCCACCAGCAGCAAGCTCATTGAAGACATCGTCAATCTGCCACATCAAGTGCAAGAGGTCCTGAAGAAAGACAAGCAGATAGAAAAGATTGCCAAAAAATATGGCCAAGCAAAGGACTTTCTCTATCTCGGTCGTGGCGTGAATTATCCTATCGCACTGGAAGGTGCTCTCAAGCTGAAAGAAATTTCCTATATTCATGCCGAAGGTTACCCGGCGGGAGAAATGAAACACGGCCCGATCGCATTGATTGATGAAGAAATGCCAGTGGTCGTACTGCTACCGAAAGACCCAGTCTATGCCAAGACCTTGAGCAATATGAAAGAGGTTGAGGCTCGTGGGGGACGGATCATCGCTATTACAGACGCTCCCTCCCCAGAGCTTGAAGAGATTGCCTGGGAAGTCATCGAAGTTCCCAGCACCAACCATCTGCTTATGCCAGTCCTGATTACGATCCCGCAGCAGCTGTTGGCCTATCATATCGCGGTCTATCGCGGGACGGATGTCGATCAGCCACGTAACCTGGCCAAGAGCGTGACGGTCGAGTAATGCCTGCCTTGTAGAGACGCGACAAGTCGCGTCTCCCCACCCGGCTCTCCCCTTTCCCAATCCCCAGAACAACCCTCTACGCTCACAAACACCGTGTGTGCTATATATTGTCCCGCTCGACGGAAGAGAGGGACGTTATGGGATTGCCACTGCACCGCAAGGTATTCGTGCGAAAAAAAATTATCACTGTTAGTTTCACCATTATTCTCGCCAGTATCGGGTTCACAATAGGACATTCCTCTCCCGCCCTGGCAGATGCGCCATTTGAGAAGCCACCCGTCATCGACGCTGAGGATTTGCTTCCAGCAAAATTCCTCAAAGGCAAGCGATATGAAGTCGAACGGAAAGTTCCCACCAACGGCTTCT carries:
- the glmS gene encoding glutamine--fructose-6-phosphate transaminase (isomerizing), with translation MCGIIGYIGHREAAPVLLQGLKRLGYRGYDSAGVAVFNGKIEVRRSVGKLTNLDQLLRESPVHGAIGMGHTRWATHGRPSEANAHPHRAGKIVVIHNGIIENYLELRRELTAKGRTFNSETDTEVISHLIDEFVKEGLSFAQATRATLQRLEGAFSIVTLCEDEPGKILTAKNATPIVIGLGEGENFVASDVPAVLDYTRKVAFLDDGEMAEITRDNVTITDFHGHLIERAPRQITWDTLTAQKGGYKHFLLKEIHEQPQAIIDTMRGRLLVNDGEVSLGELEEHAELLDSVKRITLVACGTAWHACLVGKFFLEELARIPAEVDYGSEFRYRRSPLDSGTLVLAVSQSGETADTLAALEGGRACGAKTLAICNVIDASIPRKADATIYTHAGPEISVASTKAFTTQVTALYLLAVYLGRRRGVLDKATSSKLIEDIVNLPHQVQEVLKKDKQIEKIAKKYGQAKDFLYLGRGVNYPIALEGALKLKEISYIHAEGYPAGEMKHGPIALIDEEMPVVVLLPKDPVYAKTLSNMKEVEARGGRIIAITDAPSPELEEIAWEVIEVPSTNHLLMPVLITIPQQLLAYHIAVYRGTDVDQPRNLAKSVTVE